In Humulus lupulus chromosome 6, drHumLupu1.1, whole genome shotgun sequence, a single genomic region encodes these proteins:
- the LOC133782047 gene encoding uncharacterized protein LOC133782047, giving the protein MVAVTLSNSLLLHTPTTSPTSLVSPRLSALSSSRLSLPNSGSQSVFTHLKNKTKKESSSSHFSVYCSSSEAAKQSSEETPIELRYEAFPTVMDINQIREILPHRFPFLLVDRVIEYNPGVSAVAIKNVTINDNFFPGHFPERPIMPGVLMVEAMAQVGGLVMLQPEVGGSRENFFFAGIDKVRFRKPVIAGDTLVMRMTLTKLQKRFGIAKMEGKAYVGGEVVCEGEFLMAMG; this is encoded by the exons ATGGTGGCCGTAACTCTCTCCAACTCTCTTCTCCTCCATACTCCCACTACTTCTCCGACATCCCTGGTCTCGCCTCGCCTAAGcgctctctcttcctctcgactATCTCTGCCCAATTCCGGATCTCAATCTGTGTTCACCCATTTGAAGAATAAGACCAAGAAAGAGAGTTCTTCCAGTCATTTCAGTGTGTATTGTTCGTCTTCCGAGGCTGCAAAACAATCGAGTGAAGAAACTCCTATTGAATTGA gATATGAGGCATTTCCCACAGTTATGGACATAAATCAGATTCGTGAAATTTTGCCTCACAG GTTTCCATTTCTTTTAGTTGATAGAGTGATCGAATACAATCCTGGAGTTTCAGCTGTTGCAATCAAGAATGTAACCATAAACGACAACTTTTTTCCCGGGCATTTTCCTGAGAGGCCTATAATGCCTGGTGTTCTCATGGTTGAG GCAATGGCCCAGGTTGGTGGTTTGGTGATGCTGCAACCAGAAGTGGGAGGTTCTCGGGAGAACTTCTTTTTCGCTGGAATCGACAAAGTCAGATTCCGGAAGCCCGTGATTGCAGGCGACACATTAGTTATGAGAATGACACTCACAAAGCTGCAGAAACGCTTTGGAATAGCAAAAATGGAGGGGAAGGCATATGTTGGAGGTGAGGTTGTATGTGAAGGTGAGTTTTTGATGGCCATGGGGTAG